The proteins below come from a single Oscillospiraceae bacterium genomic window:
- a CDS encoding ABC transporter permease, producing MNNRLFIRLAKANLARNRRMYLPYAIASAIMSAMFFIIVNTVFSKSISNMSYGPTMMTMLVFGIIVMSLFTFGYMLYLNSFLIKRRKKEFGLYGILGLEKRHVGRIILAENTMLNFSSLGAGLLIGTVFGKLIFMLLMVIVRSAPDSKFELSPWAYAATILFFGVIFLISSIYNQFRVRLANPIDLINGEKKGEKKLRGVIPLTILGLACAGLGYYASFIVKGSGAAIGYFWPAVILVIVGTNLLFVSGSQFVLRAVKKNPRLYYKPKNFISVSGLVHRMKQNALGLANICILSTMVLVTVSSVCALFFGQEGILETQHPVDYQIDISYNASGPMPDMSAVPETVRAVAEEKGVKIESIYTYNAIQNFAMLSDGELALKSADGTLSIKGLSDYDRQYKLYLVPLSDYNAVTGEKETLNDNEILVLSDEPVSSKNVTAPNGNVFTIKFVRSGTVFTDCKNSVRTKVIYIVAKDMAACGQLDYTGSADSVDLRRILTDINLSGTDFEARIAFTDAAGEKIGQIAGSQLSEPDYSTSSIDRERGQNYATFGGLLFIGIFFVILFLVNTVLIMYFKQVSEGYEDRERYEIMRKVGMSDEEVRATINRQVLIIFFLPLAAALAHIFAATNIITQIISAFVMLNTALTLTCIAVSVVVYSLVYIFAFRATARTYYKIVK from the coding sequence TTGAATAACCGCCTTTTTATCCGGCTTGCCAAGGCGAATCTCGCGCGTAACCGGCGGATGTACCTGCCTTACGCCATCGCCTCGGCCATCATGTCTGCGATGTTTTTCATCATCGTCAATACCGTGTTCAGCAAGAGCATCTCCAACATGAGCTACGGCCCGACCATGATGACCATGCTCGTTTTCGGCATCATCGTCATGTCGTTATTTACTTTCGGTTATATGCTCTACCTCAACAGTTTTCTGATTAAACGGCGCAAAAAGGAATTCGGTCTCTACGGCATCCTCGGACTCGAAAAGCGCCATGTCGGAAGAATCATTTTAGCCGAAAACACGATGCTCAACTTCTCGTCGCTGGGGGCAGGGCTGCTGATCGGCACGGTCTTCGGAAAATTGATCTTCATGCTGCTCATGGTTATCGTCCGTTCGGCCCCGGACAGTAAATTTGAGCTTTCCCCCTGGGCATATGCCGCCACAATTTTATTTTTCGGCGTTATCTTTTTAATCTCCTCAATCTATAACCAGTTCCGCGTGCGGCTGGCAAACCCGATTGACTTGATCAACGGAGAAAAGAAAGGTGAGAAAAAACTGCGCGGTGTGATTCCGCTCACGATTTTGGGCCTTGCCTGCGCCGGCCTCGGATACTACGCCTCATTTATTGTGAAAGGTTCGGGAGCTGCAATCGGCTATTTCTGGCCCGCAGTCATTCTGGTCATCGTAGGCACCAATCTGCTGTTCGTCTCGGGCAGCCAGTTTGTCCTCAGAGCCGTCAAAAAAAATCCCCGTTTATATTATAAACCCAAAAATTTTATTTCGGTCTCGGGGCTTGTGCACCGAATGAAGCAAAACGCCCTCGGCCTTGCAAACATCTGTATTCTCTCCACAATGGTGCTTGTCACCGTGTCGTCGGTCTGCGCGCTGTTTTTCGGTCAGGAAGGCATTCTTGAGACCCAGCATCCGGTCGATTATCAGATCGACATCTCTTATAATGCCTCCGGGCCGATGCCCGATATGTCCGCAGTTCCCGAAACGGTACGGGCGGTTGCTGAAGAAAAAGGCGTAAAAATCGAATCGATTTACACCTATAATGCCATTCAGAATTTTGCCATGCTTTCCGACGGCGAATTGGCCTTGAAATCCGCCGACGGAACCCTCTCAATCAAAGGTCTCAGCGATTACGACAGGCAATATAAACTCTATCTGGTTCCGCTTTCCGATTATAATGCTGTAACAGGTGAAAAAGAAACACTCAACGACAACGAAATTCTCGTTCTGAGCGATGAGCCGGTCAGCTCCAAAAATGTCACCGCTCCGAACGGAAACGTTTTCACGATAAAATTCGTCCGTTCCGGTACGGTCTTTACCGACTGCAAAAACAGCGTGCGAACCAAAGTCATTTACATCGTTGCTAAAGATATGGCTGCCTGCGGGCAGCTCGATTACACGGGCTCAGCCGATTCCGTTGACCTCAGACGCATTCTCACCGACATCAACTTATCCGGCACCGATTTTGAAGCCCGTATCGCATTTACTGATGCTGCGGGTGAAAAAATCGGTCAGATCGCCGGCTCTCAACTTTCCGAACCCGATTACAGCACCAGCAGCATCGACCGCGAACGCGGCCAAAACTACGCCACCTTCGGCGGTTTGTTATTCATCGGCATCTTCTTCGTCATCCTGTTCTTGGTCAACACCGTATTGATTATGTACTTTAAACAGGTCTCCGAGGGTTATGAGGACCGGGAACGCTACGAGATCATGCGTAAAGTCGGTATGAGCGACGAGGAAGTCCGCGCCACCATCAACCGACAGGTTTTGATCATCTTCTTTCTTCCGCTCGCCGCGGCGCTTGCGCATATTTTTGCCGCGACGAATATTATCACCCAAATCATCAGCGCCTTTGTCATGCTGAACACCGCTCTGACGCTGACCTGCATTGCGGTTTCCGTCGTGGTTTATTCGCTCGTCTATATCTTCGCCTTCCGCGCCACTGCCCGCACTTACTATAAAATCGTTAAATGA
- a CDS encoding shikimate kinase, producing MRKIPNGIIVFGANGSGKSTIGRELARVLNYKFMDHEDYHFEKSEIPYTVERTREECLRLMLADIDEYGSFVLCTVTGDFCEEISSIYDFAVYLSAPHDIQWNASSNALLNDTETALQRAATCMSGKRHSWISHQSVL from the coding sequence GTGCGAAAAATACCGAACGGAATTATTGTTTTCGGCGCAAACGGCAGCGGGAAGTCCACCATCGGACGGGAGCTGGCGCGCGTTTTAAATTACAAATTTATGGATCATGAGGATTACCATTTCGAAAAGTCGGAGATCCCCTATACCGTCGAGCGTACACGCGAAGAGTGTTTGCGGTTGATGCTGGCCGATATTGACGAATACGGTTCTTTCGTCCTCTGTACCGTCACCGGGGACTTTTGCGAAGAGATTTCGTCTATATACGATTTTGCCGTATACCTGTCGGCACCGCATGATATTCAATGGAACGCATCGAGCAACGCGCTGTTGAACGATACGGAGACCGCGCTTCAAAGGGCGGCGACATGTATGAGCGGCAAGCGGCATTCCTGGATTTCGCATCAAAGCGTCCTTTGA
- a CDS encoding uroporphyrinogen decarboxylase family protein has product MDLTPYKREKYDAFMGLAPKHLPHWEHWSNPDAETYITGIDAYDHPKLCRERMLELYPRLDLAIPKDDAPIARPTGDDICHGTVRWGAGQTGTFIHGEQIFKNAEDVFNFSPLEHADMTDWGFVVEHYDFSSMETIEKRFEVSFPKPWGEPEPFSARGVGFYNTTFMWPLLTFGWELFLECCLDERFERVMDEFAEINRHLFSVYAKLPVKFVTCHDDIVTTRGPVCSPEWMHKYVFPRYEEYWGMLKAAGKRVIFMADGCMDQYADDVFACGANGIISEPYTDYKTIAKKHKDCFLAGEGDNRILKRNNPAEISDMVDRMVETSKLSGGYMMCIGNHIPWDIPGEAIKLYLDLAQERAVRT; this is encoded by the coding sequence ATGGATTTAACACCGTATAAGCGAGAGAAATACGACGCGTTCATGGGGCTTGCCCCGAAACACTTGCCGCACTGGGAGCACTGGTCGAACCCAGACGCCGAGACTTATATCACGGGTATCGATGCCTATGACCATCCGAAGCTCTGCCGCGAGCGGATGCTGGAACTGTATCCGCGGCTTGATCTCGCGATTCCGAAGGACGATGCGCCGATTGCGCGTCCGACCGGCGACGACATCTGCCACGGCACGGTGCGCTGGGGCGCGGGACAGACCGGGACATTTATCCACGGCGAGCAGATTTTCAAGAACGCCGAGGATGTGTTCAATTTCAGTCCGCTTGAACACGCCGACATGACCGATTGGGGCTTTGTGGTCGAACACTATGATTTTTCTTCGATGGAAACGATTGAAAAGCGTTTCGAGGTATCGTTTCCGAAACCCTGGGGCGAGCCGGAGCCGTTTTCTGCGCGCGGTGTCGGTTTTTATAACACGACATTTATGTGGCCTCTGCTGACCTTCGGGTGGGAATTGTTTTTGGAGTGCTGCCTCGATGAACGGTTTGAGCGGGTCATGGATGAGTTCGCCGAGATCAACCGGCACTTGTTTTCGGTTTACGCCAAATTACCGGTCAAATTTGTCACCTGCCACGACGACATCGTGACCACGCGCGGGCCGGTCTGTTCGCCCGAGTGGATGCACAAATACGTTTTCCCGCGATATGAAGAATACTGGGGCATGCTGAAAGCCGCCGGAAAACGGGTTATCTTTATGGCCGACGGCTGCATGGATCAATATGCCGATGACGTGTTCGCCTGCGGCGCTAACGGGATTATCTCGGAACCGTACACTGATTACAAGACGATTGCAAAAAAACATAAGGATTGTTTCCTTGCGGGTGAAGGCGACAACCGGATTTTAAAGCGCAACAACCCGGCTGAAATTTCGGATATGGTCGATCGAATGGTCGAGACCTCCAAACTATCCGGCGGGTATATGATGTGCATCGGCAATCACATTCCGTGGGACATTCCCGGCGAAGCGATCAAGTTATATCTTGATCTCGCACAGGAAAGAGCTGTACGTACATAA
- a CDS encoding AraC family transcriptional regulator: MRQEEKAFVVEKLQEYIDLHIDRPITLKQLSDVAGYSPGYVTLMFRDTVGRSPYDYIRARRLTAAALALRDGDHRVLDIALDFLFDSHEGFTRAFSKEFGILPGEYKRSTPAIRLFLPVKAHQSYRALHPDNSDKEEIMSNTSFKTIFAQVIERPARKCLLKRGKTADGYFKCCEEAGCDVWNVLLSVKEALYEPIGMWLPKHLIPAGTSEYVQGVELPLNYDKSIPAGYELITLPPCTLMVFQGEPYDDEKFCEAIEEVWEHLETFKPELYGYKWAPEAAPSFQLAPIGSRGYIEARSVEKA; this comes from the coding sequence ATGCGGCAGGAAGAAAAAGCATTTGTCGTCGAGAAGCTGCAGGAGTATATCGACCTGCACATCGACCGCCCGATTACGCTGAAACAGCTCTCCGACGTTGCCGGGTATTCCCCCGGATATGTAACGCTGATGTTTCGCGACACGGTCGGACGCAGCCCCTATGACTACATCCGCGCGCGCCGGCTGACAGCTGCGGCTTTGGCGCTGCGCGACGGGGATCACAGGGTGCTCGACATCGCGCTTGACTTTCTGTTTGACAGCCACGAGGGCTTCACGCGTGCCTTTTCAAAGGAATTCGGAATTCTGCCCGGGGAGTATAAGCGCAGCACACCGGCAATCCGGTTGTTTTTGCCGGTGAAAGCGCATCAGAGTTATCGGGCTCTTCATCCTGACAATAGCGACAAGGAGGAAATTATGTCGAATACAAGTTTTAAAACGATTTTTGCACAGGTCATCGAACGTCCCGCGAGGAAATGTCTGTTGAAGCGCGGGAAGACGGCGGACGGATATTTCAAGTGCTGTGAGGAAGCCGGCTGTGACGTTTGGAACGTGCTGCTGAGTGTTAAGGAAGCGCTGTATGAGCCGATCGGCATGTGGCTGCCGAAACACCTGATTCCGGCGGGCACTTCGGAATACGTCCAAGGTGTCGAACTTCCGCTCAATTACGACAAGTCGATTCCCGCGGGATACGAGCTAATCACGCTGCCGCCCTGTACCTTAATGGTATTTCAGGGCGAGCCGTATGATGATGAAAAATTCTGTGAGGCAATCGAGGAAGTCTGGGAGCATCTTGAGACCTTTAAACCCGAATTGTACGGGTACAAATGGGCACCAGAAGCAGCACCGAGTTTTCAACTCGCGCCGATCGGAAGCAGGGGCTATATCGAAGCAAGATCGGTCGAAAAGGCATAA
- a CDS encoding SDR family NAD(P)-dependent oxidoreductase — protein MKTVVISGASGGIGLACAYEFVKNGWQVYDLSRHGKSHDGILHITTDVTDPEAVKASFAQIEHIDVLIANAGFGISGAIEFTETAAVEKQISVNFVGAHNCVKTAIPKLRESGGHLLFTSSVAGVLSVPFQTIYSASKAAINAYACALANELRPFGIRVCALMLGDAKTGFTEKREKAPIENTLYGSTIERQVKQMEHEEQNGMDPAVIAKVFYKTALQKHPKTLKAVGFQYKLFVVLQKLLPVRLMNRLVGKYYG, from the coding sequence TTGAAAACGGTTGTTATCAGCGGCGCGTCCGGAGGTATCGGACTGGCGTGTGCTTATGAGTTTGTTAAAAACGGCTGGCAGGTTTATGATCTCTCGCGCCACGGAAAAAGTCATGACGGCATTCTCCATATCACCACAGACGTCACCGATCCGGAAGCGGTCAAAGCGTCATTTGCGCAGATTGAACATATCGATGTGCTGATTGCAAACGCCGGATTCGGCATCTCAGGCGCAATCGAATTTACCGAGACGGCAGCGGTTGAAAAACAAATTTCGGTCAATTTTGTCGGCGCGCACAACTGTGTGAAGACCGCAATTCCGAAACTGCGCGAGAGCGGGGGGCATCTCCTTTTTACGAGCTCGGTCGCGGGAGTTTTGTCGGTTCCGTTCCAGACTATCTATTCGGCGAGCAAGGCGGCGATCAACGCCTACGCCTGCGCGCTCGCAAACGAACTTCGACCATTCGGCATCCGGGTCTGCGCTTTGATGCTCGGCGACGCAAAGACCGGGTTTACCGAAAAACGCGAAAAAGCGCCGATTGAAAATACACTGTACGGAAGTACCATCGAGCGGCAGGTAAAGCAGATGGAGCACGAGGAGCAAAACGGCATGGATCCGGCGGTCATCGCAAAAGTGTTTTATAAAACCGCGCTGCAAAAACATCCGAAAACGCTGAAAGCCGTGGGATTTCAATATAAACTTTTCGTAGTTCTCCAAAAACTTCTGCCGGTTCGTCTGATGAACAGGCTGGTCGGAAAATATTACGGTTGA
- a CDS encoding alpha/beta hydrolase produces the protein MPSLRSITLREQIRFIKPLTSKMDIKTARAGQDAFGALGASANARKLNFSTVTFGIFKARYITRRENANNKVILYLHGGAYTAGDIKYACGFGSILCARTGADVMCPAYRLAPEHPFPAALRDAVASYEYLLDEGNDPENISFVGESAGGGLIFAVALELKATGLPLPHKMVAISPWADLTFSGKSYEVNRDADPSLSEDLLRQYAVMYAGDDTENPLVSPIFGDLSELPPSLIIAGGDELLLSDAQNLARRIVSSGGRCELIIEDGMWHVFPLFSCPEADDAIEKIHKFLEMPNGC, from the coding sequence ATGCCCTCGCTGCGTTCGATCACACTGCGCGAACAAATTCGCTTTATAAAACCGCTCACCTCCAAGATGGACATCAAGACTGCCCGTGCGGGCCAAGATGCCTTCGGCGCGCTCGGAGCTTCGGCAAACGCCCGGAAACTCAATTTTTCCACGGTGACGTTCGGAATTTTTAAAGCCCGCTATATCACCCGCCGCGAAAATGCCAATAATAAAGTGATCCTCTACCTTCACGGCGGCGCTTATACCGCCGGAGACATCAAATATGCCTGCGGTTTCGGCAGCATCCTCTGTGCCCGCACCGGCGCTGATGTGATGTGCCCCGCTTACCGGCTTGCGCCCGAACATCCGTTTCCGGCTGCCTTGCGCGACGCTGTGGCCTCTTATGAATACCTGCTCGATGAGGGCAACGACCCTGAAAACATCTCGTTTGTCGGTGAGTCGGCGGGCGGCGGACTGATCTTCGCCGTTGCGCTGGAGCTCAAAGCGACGGGCCTTCCCCTACCCCATAAAATGGTCGCCATCTCTCCCTGGGCCGATCTGACCTTTTCCGGCAAATCGTATGAGGTCAACCGGGACGCCGACCCTTCACTTTCAGAAGACCTTCTGCGGCAGTATGCCGTCATGTATGCCGGAGATGATACCGAAAATCCGCTGGTCTCTCCGATTTTCGGTGACCTGAGCGAGCTGCCCCCTTCGCTTATTATCGCGGGCGGGGACGAGCTGCTGCTCTCCGACGCGCAAAACCTTGCCAGACGCATCGTCTCCAGCGGGGGCAGATGTGAACTGATTATCGAAGACGGAATGTGGCATGTCTTTCCGCTGTTCAGCTGCCCCGAAGCCGACGATGCAATCGAAAAAATACACAAATTTTTGGAGATGCCGAATGGCTGCTAA
- a CDS encoding ABC transporter ATP-binding protein, with translation MELLEVKHLKKVYNTRLGGKQCVALRDVSFTVGNGEFTAIMGASGSGKTTLLNLIASLDKPTGGEILLDGLNFNSISDKAISAFRRNNLGFVFQDFNLLDTFSIRDNILLPLVLSNMPIKEMESRLLPLAKHLGIAELLDKFPFEVSGGEKQRTAVARAVITDPKIILADEPTGSLDSKASAALLEQFYDLNAEGRTLLMVTHSSTAASYAGRVLFIRDGELFNQIYRGSLSRREFLDKIVSTLTVLNDGGVDVE, from the coding sequence ATGGAACTGCTTGAAGTAAAACATCTGAAAAAGGTCTATAACACCCGCCTCGGCGGTAAACAGTGCGTCGCCCTGCGCGACGTCAGCTTCACGGTCGGCAACGGCGAATTCACGGCCATCATGGGCGCATCCGGCTCGGGCAAAACCACGCTGTTAAATTTGATTGCCTCGCTCGACAAGCCCACGGGGGGAGAAATTTTACTCGACGGACTGAATTTCAACTCCATCAGCGATAAGGCAATTTCGGCTTTCCGGCGCAACAACCTCGGCTTTGTATTTCAAGATTTCAACCTGCTCGACACTTTTTCGATTCGTGATAACATTCTCTTGCCGCTCGTGCTTTCGAATATGCCGATCAAGGAGATGGAAAGCCGCCTTCTGCCGCTTGCAAAGCACTTGGGCATCGCCGAACTGCTTGATAAATTCCCGTTCGAGGTCTCCGGCGGAGAAAAGCAGCGCACCGCAGTCGCGCGGGCCGTCATCACCGACCCGAAGATCATTCTCGCTGACGAACCGACCGGTTCGCTGGACTCCAAGGCCTCTGCGGCTTTGCTTGAGCAGTTTTATGACTTGAACGCCGAGGGGCGTACTTTATTGATGGTCACCCACAGTTCCACCGCAGCGAGTTATGCCGGACGGGTGTTGTTCATCCGAGACGGTGAACTGTTCAACCAAATTTACCGCGGCTCGCTCTCCCGCCGGGAATTCCTCGACAAGATCGTGTCGACCCTCACGGTCCTCAACGACGGAGGTGTCGACGTTGAATAA
- a CDS encoding aminotransferase class I/II-fold pyridoxal phosphate-dependent enzyme — protein MDIFEKCNFDRTAEAKKLGLYPYFHELQTRQDVEVVMEGKRRIMLGSNNYLGLTVHPEVVEAGVKALEQYGSGCSGSRFLNGTLELHVRLERELAEFLGKDAVMTFSTGFQTNLGIISAIAGKDDYILCDRENHASIYDGCRLSYAQMVRYRHSDMADLEKKLSEIDDKFGKLIVTDGVFSMGGDICKLPEIVALAEKYGARVMVDDAHGLGVLGGHGRGTAEYFGLTDKVDIIMGTFSKSLASLGGYMAANTKIVEFTRHSSRPFIFCASIPPASCATALKALEILRNHPERVERLREISRFVRAGMDMRGIEYRCTDLTPIIPLPTGETFKTLRRAKDFYDAGVYVNPVLPPATGPADCLLRTSYMATHTNALLDEAMDIMKEVIEAETKEN, from the coding sequence ATGGATATCTTCGAAAAATGTAATTTTGACAGAACGGCTGAGGCCAAAAAACTGGGTCTTTATCCGTATTTTCACGAGCTGCAGACCCGTCAGGATGTCGAGGTCGTTATGGAGGGTAAGCGCCGGATCATGCTCGGTTCCAACAATTATTTGGGCCTGACCGTGCACCCCGAGGTCGTCGAGGCGGGCGTTAAGGCACTTGAGCAATATGGCAGCGGCTGTTCCGGCTCACGGTTTTTGAACGGGACGCTGGAACTTCATGTCCGGCTGGAGAGAGAATTGGCGGAATTTTTAGGCAAAGACGCCGTGATGACCTTCTCGACCGGCTTCCAGACCAACTTGGGTATTATCAGCGCGATTGCCGGGAAAGACGATTATATTTTATGCGACCGCGAGAACCACGCGAGCATCTACGACGGCTGCCGGCTGTCGTATGCGCAGATGGTGCGCTACCGCCACAGCGATATGGCCGACCTGGAGAAGAAACTCTCCGAGATCGATGATAAATTCGGAAAGCTGATTGTCACCGACGGTGTGTTCAGCATGGGCGGAGATATTTGCAAACTTCCCGAGATCGTCGCGCTCGCCGAAAAATACGGCGCACGTGTAATGGTGGACGATGCCCACGGGCTTGGCGTGCTGGGCGGCCACGGGCGCGGCACCGCCGAGTATTTCGGGCTGACGGATAAAGTCGATATCATCATGGGTACATTCAGTAAGTCGCTGGCTTCATTGGGCGGTTATATGGCGGCAAATACCAAGATTGTCGAATTTACGCGGCATTCCTCGCGGCCCTTCATCTTCTGCGCTTCGATTCCTCCGGCCAGCTGTGCCACGGCGCTGAAGGCCCTCGAAATTCTGCGCAATCACCCCGAGCGTGTCGAGCGCCTGCGCGAGATCTCGCGTTTTGTCCGGGCCGGGATGGATATGCGCGGCATCGAATACCGCTGCACGGATCTGACTCCGATCATCCCGCTTCCGACCGGCGAGACCTTCAAAACTCTGAGACGGGCAAAGGACTTTTACGATGCGGGCGTCTATGTCAATCCGGTGCTTCCGCCTGCGACGGGGCCTGCGGACTGCTTGCTGCGCACGAGTTATATGGCGACTCATACCAATGCCCTGCTCGACGAGGCAATGGACATTATGAAAGAAGTAATTGAGGCGGAAACAAAAGAGAACTAA
- a CDS encoding alanine racemase has translation MAIITASAASLARNYERLKQLAAPAKVFPFIKADGYGLGLEFVVRTLAGQGADNFCTARYEDSSAIRRMLPEANILLCSVYDKPDTVKAILSENIIPTVGSVESLKLCAALRENKLDINIAVDTGMGRFGINKEELSEFAEMYNSINNIHIVSTFTHFANCFGGKKGNRSTLLQLSKFSEAVQTMRNLGLNPGILHAANSAAALLLPESRLDAVRCGSALLGRSEGSVKAGLEKVGRLYGEVLCLRTLKKGDTFGYGSVFKAKSDMNIAIVDCGHADGVFLTREHDGFRFSDRLRNIKRNLTQKHLYGSFDGKRIPIVGRVGLTNLAVSAEHSDLKAGNLIEFEFNPIFCGAKEIRYE, from the coding sequence ATGGCCATCATTACCGCAAGCGCTGCATCCCTTGCCCGCAACTATGAAAGACTAAAGCAACTTGCTGCCCCCGCCAAGGTCTTTCCGTTTATTAAAGCGGACGGTTACGGGCTCGGGTTGGAATTTGTCGTGCGCACGCTGGCCGGACAGGGCGCGGACAATTTTTGCACCGCTCGATATGAGGATTCCTCTGCCATCCGCCGAATGCTGCCCGAAGCCAATATCCTGCTTTGCTCAGTTTATGATAAACCCGATACGGTCAAGGCCATTCTCTCGGAAAACATCATTCCGACCGTCGGCAGTGTCGAGTCCCTGAAACTTTGCGCCGCGCTGCGTGAAAATAAACTTGATATAAACATCGCCGTCGATACCGGTATGGGGCGTTTCGGCATAAACAAGGAGGAACTCTCTGAGTTTGCCGAAATGTATAATTCTATTAACAATATACATATTGTATCTACATTTACCCATTTTGCCAACTGTTTCGGCGGCAAAAAGGGCAATCGCTCCACTTTGCTGCAGCTTTCGAAATTTAGCGAGGCCGTTCAGACGATGCGTAATCTCGGCCTGAATCCGGGGATTCTGCACGCAGCCAATTCAGCGGCGGCATTGTTATTACCCGAAAGCCGCCTTGACGCGGTGCGCTGCGGCTCGGCATTACTCGGACGCAGTGAGGGTTCCGTTAAAGCCGGACTTGAAAAGGTAGGCCGCCTTTACGGCGAGGTGCTTTGTCTGCGCACTCTCAAGAAAGGCGATACCTTCGGTTACGGCAGCGTTTTCAAGGCAAAAAGCGATATGAACATCGCCATCGTCGACTGCGGCCACGCCGACGGCGTGTTTTTGACCCGCGAACACGACGGCTTCCGGTTTTCCGACCGCCTGCGCAACATCAAGCGCAACCTGACGCAAAAGCACCTATACGGCAGTTTTGACGGCAAAAGAATCCCGATTGTAGGACGCGTCGGCTTAACCAATCTTGCTGTCTCCGCTGAACACTCTGACTTGAAAGCCGGAAACCTGATCGAATTCGAATTCAATCCAATCTTCTGCGGCGCAAAAGAGATCCGCTATGAGTGA
- the rhaM gene encoding L-rhamnose mutarotase, which produces MIYKGFKMKLYPGMEAEYEKRHNELWPEMIKMIHEHGGKNYSIYLDPETLILFGYIEIEDEQKWSKSADTAINRKWWDFMADIMETNPDNSPVAKDLKLLFHLS; this is translated from the coding sequence ATGATTTACAAGGGCTTTAAAATGAAACTTTATCCGGGAATGGAGGCCGAATACGAAAAGCGGCACAACGAACTCTGGCCGGAGATGATCAAGATGATCCACGAACACGGCGGCAAGAATTATTCGATCTATCTCGACCCGGAGACGCTGATTTTGTTCGGTTATATCGAGATTGAGGACGAGCAGAAGTGGTCCAAGAGTGCCGACACCGCGATCAACCGCAAGTGGTGGGATTTTATGGCCGACATCATGGAGACCAATCCTGACAACAGCCCGGTTGCCAAAGACCTGAAGCTGCTGTTTCATTTGAGTTAG
- a CDS encoding metallophosphoesterase — protein sequence MSEILRVNIPEGSRILVTSDVHGYPELLKTLLKKAEYRPGVDFLFILGDTLEKGPDNLGAMEYVYALSKNDRVYVTVGNVDRWLWRLFEGDLQKALDYTAFRPDNTLTQAAKKLGAAKIDNTFRKSFLINYKEEISYYKNLPCCIETEQFILSHAGLPENGTLEGTDADFITNYNFYLSRKNQTGKTLICGHIPTYYLNPGPNFAPFFDYENNVIFIDGGTITYARQLNMLIITDKIDWISADALPKARVIKDVNGDMSACVKITADRHRKELDNTEIEVLEDAGDFLRVRCVNTGEEGLAKCEMLDGDVYWGELSAFLSAEKGDVVGIAKNGMSGYTYVKNAAGDMGFLPNDSLCAL from the coding sequence ATGAGTGAAATTCTCCGTGTCAATATCCCGGAGGGCAGCCGCATTCTGGTCACATCCGATGTCCACGGCTATCCGGAATTGTTGAAAACTTTGTTGAAAAAAGCCGAATACCGTCCCGGCGTTGACTTTTTGTTTATCCTCGGCGACACACTCGAAAAAGGCCCCGACAATCTCGGCGCGATGGAATATGTCTACGCGCTCTCGAAAAATGACCGCGTTTATGTGACCGTCGGCAACGTCGACCGCTGGCTGTGGCGGCTTTTTGAAGGCGATCTGCAGAAAGCTCTTGACTACACCGCTTTTCGTCCCGACAATACCCTCACTCAAGCCGCAAAAAAGCTCGGTGCTGCTAAAATCGATAATACATTTCGTAAATCATTCCTTATAAATTACAAAGAGGAAATCTCGTATTATAAAAATCTGCCCTGCTGCATTGAGACCGAGCAGTTTATTCTCTCTCATGCGGGTTTGCCTGAAAACGGCACCCTTGAAGGAACTGATGCGGATTTCATCACAAATTATAATTTCTATCTTTCCCGCAAAAACCAAACCGGTAAAACTCTTATCTGCGGCCATATCCCGACCTATTATCTTAATCCGGGTCCGAACTTCGCCCCCTTTTTTGACTATGAAAATAACGTCATTTTTATCGATGGCGGCACGATCACTTACGCCCGTCAGCTGAATATGTTGATCATTACCGATAAAATTGATTGGATCAGCGCTGACGCGCTCCCAAAAGCCCGCGTGATCAAAGATGTCAACGGCGATATGAGCGCCTGCGTCAAGATTACCGCCGATCGCCACCGCAAAGAACTTGACAACACCGAGATCGAAGTGCTTGAAGACGCGGGCGACTTTTTGCGGGTGCGCTGCGTCAACACCGGCGAAGAGGGACTCGCTAAGTGCGAAATGCTCGACGGCGATGTCTACTGGGGTGAGCTCTCGGCCTTTCTCTCTGCTGAAAAAGGGGATGTCGTCGGCATCGCCAAAAACGGCATGAGCGGCTACACCTATGTCAAAAACGCCGCCGGAGACATGGGGTTTTTGCCCAACGACTCGCTGTGCGCGCTGTAA